The proteins below are encoded in one region of Levilactobacillus namurensis:
- a CDS encoding YihY/virulence factor BrkB family protein has protein sequence MTKGNRWQQLKRVVTTVLAHYKMANVSDSAVVLAYYLLLSLFPALLVIGSLLPYLKVDTDAVLTGLEPIVPSSIYQMLRPIIHSFLNGQSGGVLSIGVVVAIWSASRAVAAFQRTVNRAYGVARNQNAMVNRIAAFFWMVGLILVMFALMLAFSFSQVILEQLTPIFNLPTQILSYVNALKWPVTFVVTFLILMILFFFVPNARLKWRFVWPGALTATIGWLLLSQAFSLYLKYFAHNIDSYKTIGTFIVLMFWLDFTGMILMFGAVLNAAIQELVDGPAEEQAALPTLLRRRAHKPKNE, from the coding sequence GTGACTAAAGGGAATCGGTGGCAACAGCTGAAGCGGGTGGTGACCACGGTGTTGGCCCACTATAAGATGGCGAACGTGTCTGATTCGGCAGTGGTCCTAGCGTACTACCTGTTGCTATCGTTGTTCCCCGCGTTGCTGGTAATTGGGAGTCTCTTACCCTACCTCAAGGTGGATACGGATGCGGTGCTGACGGGTCTGGAGCCCATCGTCCCGTCCAGTATCTACCAGATGTTACGGCCCATTATCCATTCCTTTCTGAATGGCCAGAGTGGCGGCGTCCTGTCCATTGGGGTGGTCGTCGCAATCTGGTCAGCCTCCCGGGCGGTCGCGGCCTTTCAACGGACCGTGAACCGGGCTTACGGGGTGGCGCGGAACCAGAACGCCATGGTCAACCGCATTGCGGCCTTTTTCTGGATGGTCGGGTTGATCTTAGTGATGTTTGCCTTGATGCTGGCCTTTAGTTTTAGCCAGGTCATCTTGGAACAGCTGACGCCTATTTTTAACCTACCCACGCAGATTTTAAGCTACGTTAACGCCTTGAAATGGCCGGTGACGTTCGTGGTAACTTTCCTGATCCTGATGATCCTCTTCTTCTTCGTGCCCAACGCACGGTTGAAGTGGCGGTTCGTTTGGCCCGGGGCGTTGACCGCGACCATCGGTTGGTTACTCCTCTCGCAGGCGTTCTCGTTGTATTTGAAGTATTTTGCCCACAATATCGATAGTTACAAGACTATTGGGACCTTCATCGTGTTAATGTTTTGGTTGGACTTCACGGGGATGATCTTGATGTTTGGGGCGGTATTGAACGCCGCGATTCAGGAGTTGGTCGATGGTCCGGCGGAGGAACAGGCGGCCTTGCCGACGTTATTACGCCGCCGTGCACATAAGCCGAAAAATGAGTGA
- a CDS encoding YdeI/OmpD-associated family protein, with the protein MAQASLASFEPLIPKVADLLADDPTLQAFFQNLTPGYQREWARFIFGVKAQATQQRHIAKMREVFQAGYKSKRAYDSRPKA; encoded by the coding sequence ATGGCACAAGCATCCCTAGCAAGCTTCGAACCCCTGATTCCTAAAGTCGCCGACCTCCTGGCCGACGACCCGACCCTTCAAGCGTTCTTCCAGAACCTGACCCCCGGGTACCAACGCGAATGGGCCCGGTTCATCTTCGGGGTCAAAGCCCAAGCGACCCAGCAACGCCACATCGCCAAGATGCGCGAAGTCTTTCAAGCCGGCTACAAGTCCAAACGCGCCTACGACAGCCGGCCCAAAGCTTAG
- a CDS encoding flavodoxin, with protein MLRAHVVFATITGNNEDVADIVTEKLEDLGCQVTETEISQTDAAAFQQADICVVCPYTYDEGSLPEEGLDFYEDLPGLDLSGKVFGVAGSGDTFYGENYNTSVDKFAAAFAQTGAKAGATNVKINLEPDQDAITQLDAFATQLVQAATR; from the coding sequence ATGTTGCGTGCTCACGTGGTTTTTGCCACCATCACCGGTAACAACGAAGACGTTGCCGACATCGTGACCGAAAAACTAGAGGACCTGGGGTGCCAGGTCACGGAAACTGAAATCTCTCAAACGGATGCTGCGGCCTTTCAACAGGCCGATATCTGTGTGGTCTGCCCTTACACTTACGATGAGGGCTCCCTTCCCGAAGAGGGACTCGACTTTTACGAAGACCTGCCCGGTTTAGATCTGTCCGGTAAGGTCTTTGGCGTGGCGGGCTCCGGCGACACCTTCTACGGCGAGAACTATAATACGTCCGTCGATAAGTTCGCGGCCGCTTTCGCCCAAACGGGGGCTAAGGCGGGGGCTACTAACGTCAAAATCAACTTGGAACCCGACCAGGATGCGATTACTCAACTTGACGCCTTTGCGACCCAACTGGTCCAAGCGGCGACGCGTTAA
- a CDS encoding DUF402 domain-containing protein, whose protein sequence is MTREARGPKEGDFITIKSYKHDGSLHRTWRDTMVLKTSENALIGVNDHTLVTEDDGRRWVTREPAIVYFHKHYWFNIVAMIRDNGVSYYCNLASPYVLDKEALKYIDYDLDVKVFPDGEKRLLDVDEYEDFSHRWHYGPETDRILKANVLTLVDWINHHKGPFSQAYVDLWYQRYQELLRRSH, encoded by the coding sequence ATGACGCGCGAAGCTAGAGGACCTAAGGAAGGCGACTTCATTACGATCAAAAGCTACAAGCATGATGGAAGTTTGCATCGAACTTGGCGCGATACCATGGTACTCAAAACAAGCGAAAACGCTCTGATTGGCGTCAATGACCATACCTTGGTCACTGAGGACGACGGGCGTCGGTGGGTGACCCGAGAACCCGCCATCGTTTATTTTCACAAGCATTATTGGTTCAACATCGTGGCGATGATTCGGGACAACGGCGTGTCGTATTACTGTAATCTGGCATCCCCCTATGTCCTGGACAAAGAAGCGTTGAAGTACATTGACTACGACCTGGACGTTAAGGTGTTCCCGGATGGCGAGAAACGCTTACTCGACGTTGATGAGTATGAAGATTTCAGTCACCGCTGGCATTACGGACCAGAGACGGACCGGATCTTGAAGGCGAACGTGTTGACGTTGGTCGACTGGATCAATCATCATAAGGGCCCGTTTTCCCAGGCGTACGTTGATCTATGGTACCAACGTTACCAAGAGCTCTTGCGGCGTTCCCATTAG
- a CDS encoding CDP-glycerol glycerophosphotransferase family protein has translation MRAILSGLHHKKNLQELEFELIDVPEPFDDLMVTFLEKQTQATVTVPITRVVNSRVVRLRIDANDLQVPNSELSEFSWELYLNIQQDATRGLIQVESEYLSDRHQLTLTSFYQLNSDANGMALFKLHTQQPAAEFTISAINLQDNQLQITGPNRLNNQRIEHQRLVLKNESAGSFAEWPIAKMGLHGLFSATIPLNELAANSTQELYIRSTFEGQDLDQRVVLGKSLAGQVTQTITDQHRLVVLEKRYNNGIRIREMAAPSLPQRLGHLPSKAGSATKLLSVLMEKVNLVYMRRLFKRGHRAYDQPTLIFESFGGRQVSDSPYAIYQLFTQLYPGFKFVWSIDRSQKKFCKQNGIPFVVRRTAKWVRTLEKATFWISNARFPAWVKKPNYVTYIQTWHGTPLKKLGLDIENVSMPGTTTVKYHANFVREANRWDALVSPNDYSTQIFRSAFGFNNQILKVGYPRNDELINSSPEDIVALKQAMGIPLGKKVVLYAPTYRDNQFAEKGKYTFELPFSLDDFKQKFGDDAVLVLRMHYLISNALDISGYEDFVYDLSNHPSISDLYLVSDMLITDYSSVFFDYAYLKRPILFYPYDYHMYKDELRGFYLDYEKDLPGDIAHDESELLTMIGEKLQTPDMSHNQKFMDFYHRFCAIDDGLSSLKVVNYVVQQIEKNG, from the coding sequence GTGCGTGCGATTTTATCTGGATTACATCATAAAAAGAACCTACAAGAACTGGAATTCGAACTGATCGACGTGCCGGAACCGTTCGACGACCTGATGGTGACCTTCCTCGAGAAGCAGACTCAGGCAACGGTGACCGTCCCAATCACCCGGGTGGTTAACTCCCGCGTGGTCCGGTTGCGCATCGACGCCAACGACTTACAGGTCCCCAATAGCGAGCTGAGTGAGTTCAGCTGGGAACTCTACCTGAACATTCAACAGGACGCGACCCGGGGATTGATTCAGGTCGAGAGTGAATACTTGAGTGACCGGCACCAACTGACCCTGACCAGTTTCTACCAACTGAACAGCGACGCCAACGGGATGGCGCTCTTTAAGTTGCATACGCAACAACCTGCCGCTGAGTTCACCATCAGCGCCATCAACTTACAGGATAACCAGCTGCAGATCACGGGGCCCAACCGCTTGAATAATCAGCGGATTGAACACCAGCGGCTGGTCTTGAAGAACGAAAGCGCGGGGAGCTTTGCGGAGTGGCCAATCGCCAAGATGGGGCTCCACGGACTGTTCAGTGCGACGATTCCGTTGAACGAATTGGCGGCGAACAGCACCCAGGAGTTGTACATCCGCTCAACGTTTGAGGGCCAAGACCTGGATCAACGGGTCGTTTTAGGGAAGTCCTTAGCCGGGCAAGTCACCCAGACCATTACCGACCAGCACCGGTTGGTGGTCCTCGAGAAGCGTTACAACAACGGAATTCGGATTCGTGAGATGGCGGCACCGAGCTTGCCGCAACGCTTAGGCCACCTGCCAAGCAAGGCGGGGAGTGCCACGAAGCTGCTGAGTGTCTTGATGGAGAAGGTCAACTTAGTCTACATGCGCCGGCTCTTCAAGCGCGGACACCGGGCTTACGACCAACCAACGTTAATCTTCGAAAGTTTCGGGGGACGGCAGGTCAGCGACTCGCCGTACGCCATCTACCAGCTCTTCACACAGCTGTATCCGGGCTTCAAGTTCGTCTGGTCGATCGACCGGTCGCAGAAGAAGTTCTGTAAGCAAAACGGGATTCCGTTTGTGGTGCGGCGAACGGCCAAGTGGGTCCGGACGCTGGAAAAGGCGACCTTCTGGATCAGTAACGCGCGCTTCCCAGCTTGGGTCAAGAAGCCGAACTACGTCACGTACATTCAGACCTGGCACGGGACGCCGTTGAAGAAGCTGGGGCTGGACATCGAAAACGTCTCGATGCCCGGGACCACTACGGTCAAGTACCACGCCAACTTCGTCCGGGAGGCCAACCGCTGGGATGCGTTGGTCTCACCTAACGACTACTCGACGCAGATTTTCCGGTCGGCCTTTGGCTTTAACAACCAAATCTTAAAGGTCGGGTACCCGCGGAACGATGAACTGATCAACAGTTCGCCCGAAGACATCGTGGCCTTAAAGCAAGCGATGGGAATTCCGTTGGGCAAGAAGGTCGTGCTCTACGCGCCGACTTACCGGGATAACCAGTTCGCGGAGAAGGGAAAGTACACCTTCGAGTTGCCGTTCTCCCTGGATGACTTCAAGCAGAAGTTCGGGGATGACGCGGTCTTGGTTCTTCGGATGCACTACCTGATTTCGAACGCCCTAGACATCAGTGGGTATGAGGACTTCGTGTATGACCTGTCCAACCACCCGAGCATCTCCGACCTGTACCTGGTCAGTGACATGCTGATCACCGACTATTCGTCCGTGTTCTTCGATTACGCTTACCTGAAGCGGCCGATTCTGTTCTACCCGTACGATTACCACATGTACAAGGATGAACTCCGGGGCTTCTACCTAGACTACGAGAAGGACTTGCCGGGTGACATTGCCCATGACGAGTCGGAACTGTTGACCATGATCGGTGAGAAGCTCCAGACGCCGGACATGAGTCACAACCAGAAGTTCATGGACTTCTACCACCGCTTCTGTGCAATCGACGACGGGCTAAGTTCCCTGAAGGTCGTGAACTACGTGGTTCAACAAATCGAAAAGAATGGGTAA
- a CDS encoding nuclease-related domain-containing protein codes for MAETAYDRAEIKTTEQLSEIMRGIHQNALKHHERFDYKILRNVHFANKVKNPVTQEMNDGDSWRVMQIDNLLVTSFGVINVESKYWRGMIFHDLSDEIFSSSLSAFSAVNLRGREKDPTKALTNQLDRFFLPNLSEENESLTQGYTLSLEQEGRDKRSVTLHTGISNPATQAELSSKLLVRYINSEITMHKQLENKNDRIIDFVKPLVYYNYYDRYDRSNSLVVGNKTKLNPRDAYNCTAVANYHDLATFIETFRQAKRVRFSRKTLEKMIGTLKFAEDYGSF; via the coding sequence ATGGCTGAGACGGCATACGACCGGGCCGAGATTAAGACGACCGAACAATTATCAGAAATTATGCGGGGGATTCACCAGAACGCACTGAAACATCACGAACGGTTCGACTATAAGATTCTGCGGAACGTCCACTTTGCGAACAAGGTGAAGAATCCCGTGACACAAGAGATGAATGACGGCGATTCCTGGCGGGTGATGCAGATTGATAACCTGCTGGTCACCTCGTTCGGGGTGATCAACGTTGAAAGCAAGTATTGGCGGGGGATGATCTTCCACGACCTATCCGATGAGATCTTTTCGTCGAGCCTGTCGGCCTTCTCCGCGGTGAACCTGCGGGGTCGAGAGAAGGACCCCACCAAGGCGTTGACCAATCAGTTGGACCGGTTCTTCCTGCCGAACTTATCGGAAGAAAATGAATCGCTGACGCAGGGGTACACGCTGAGCCTGGAACAAGAGGGGCGTGACAAGCGGTCCGTCACCTTGCATACGGGGATCAGTAACCCGGCGACGCAGGCGGAACTGTCTTCCAAGCTATTGGTCCGGTACATCAACAGTGAGATTACCATGCACAAGCAGTTGGAGAACAAGAACGACCGGATCATCGACTTTGTGAAACCACTGGTCTACTACAACTACTATGACCGTTACGACCGCAGTAACTCGCTAGTGGTCGGTAACAAGACTAAGCTGAATCCACGCGACGCCTATAATTGTACGGCGGTCGCTAACTACCACGATTTAGCAACCTTTATCGAAACGTTCCGGCAGGCTAAACGGGTCCGGTTCAGTCGCAAGACACTAGAGAAGATGATCGGCACGCTTAAGTTTGCCGAAGACTACGGGTCATTTTAA
- the tagD gene encoding glycerol-3-phosphate cytidylyltransferase yields the protein MKKVITYGTFDLLHKGHVRLLKRAREMGDDLTVCVSTDEFNAIKGKRAYTSYEDRKYILEAIRYVDHVIPENNWDQKIRDVQENNIDLFVMGDDWKGKFDFLKDYCEVVYLPRTEGISTTKIKHDLGLTDSDDWKEDK from the coding sequence ATGAAAAAAGTAATTACGTATGGGACATTCGATTTACTTCATAAAGGACACGTGCGGTTGTTAAAGCGGGCCCGGGAAATGGGTGACGACTTAACGGTCTGCGTTTCGACCGATGAGTTTAACGCAATCAAAGGGAAGCGCGCCTACACGTCTTATGAAGACCGGAAGTACATCTTGGAAGCGATTCGGTACGTGGACCACGTGATTCCAGAAAATAACTGGGACCAAAAGATTCGAGACGTTCAAGAAAACAACATCGACCTCTTTGTGATGGGGGACGATTGGAAGGGCAAGTTTGATTTCTTGAAGGACTACTGTGAAGTCGTTTACTTACCACGGACGGAAGGTATCTCCACGACCAAGATCAAGCACGATTTAGGTCTGACGGATTCTGACGACTGGAAGGAAGACAAGTAA
- a CDS encoding AI-2E family transporter: MKWANDSRLIFWSLELLIVATLIWVCTQISFLFSPIGVFLSTVFTPLLLSGVLFYLLNPIVRFLERVHWGRVHFNRTGAVAVVFVLLLAVLAYGAAWVVPRLVNQVTNLIGNIPDFARSTEAVLQDAARHPWLKQIDFTKYLDQIQAAFSKYAETFVTGLTTGIGSLIGTVTSVTVTAVTVPVMLFYMLKDGEKLMPAIRKWLPAKHADQTMELLKRMNSTIARYIGGQIVECLFVGTFTGVGYMVIGQKYALLLGVFAGLCNLIPYVGPYLGILPAIIVAFTISTNMVIYVIVVVVIVQQVDGNLVYPNIIGRSLQIHPLTIIIILLAAGNIAGLLGMILAIPLYAVVKTIVQYLYSIWQLEHPVASDREILKK; this comes from the coding sequence GTGAAGTGGGCTAACGATTCGCGACTGATCTTTTGGTCGCTAGAACTGTTGATTGTAGCGACGCTGATCTGGGTGTGCACGCAGATCAGCTTCCTGTTTTCGCCGATTGGGGTGTTTCTCTCCACGGTCTTCACGCCGCTCTTATTGTCCGGTGTTCTGTTCTACCTGCTGAACCCCATTGTCCGCTTCTTAGAGCGCGTTCACTGGGGGCGGGTCCACTTCAACCGGACGGGGGCCGTTGCCGTGGTCTTCGTGCTGTTATTGGCGGTCTTGGCGTACGGTGCGGCTTGGGTGGTGCCCCGGTTGGTGAACCAGGTGACCAACCTGATCGGTAACATCCCCGACTTTGCCCGGTCAACCGAGGCGGTCTTACAGGACGCGGCGCGACACCCGTGGCTCAAGCAGATTGATTTCACCAAGTACCTCGACCAGATTCAAGCGGCCTTCAGCAAGTATGCTGAGACGTTCGTGACCGGGCTGACCACGGGTATCGGCAGCCTGATTGGGACGGTGACCAGTGTGACGGTCACGGCTGTGACCGTCCCGGTCATGCTATTCTACATGCTCAAGGATGGGGAGAAGCTGATGCCGGCGATTCGCAAATGGCTGCCGGCCAAGCACGCCGACCAGACCATGGAGCTGCTGAAGCGCATGAACAGCACGATTGCCCGCTACATTGGCGGTCAAATCGTCGAGTGCCTGTTCGTGGGGACCTTTACGGGCGTGGGCTACATGGTGATCGGCCAGAAGTACGCGTTGCTGTTGGGCGTTTTTGCGGGCCTGTGCAATTTGATTCCGTACGTGGGGCCCTATCTGGGAATCCTACCGGCAATCATCGTGGCCTTCACCATCAGTACCAACATGGTCATTTACGTGATCGTGGTGGTGGTCATCGTCCAGCAAGTGGATGGCAACCTGGTCTACCCCAACATCATTGGTCGGTCGTTGCAGATTCACCCCTTAACGATTATCATTATCCTGTTGGCAGCGGGCAATATCGCGGGGCTGCTGGGGATGATCTTGGCGATTCCGCTGTATGCGGTGGTCAAGACCATTGTTCAGTACCTCTATTCCATCTGGCAACTAGAACATCCCGTGGCGTCTGACCGCGAGATTCTCAAGAAATGA
- a CDS encoding serine hydrolase: MKTKVGIFVVALVLALGLGSGLMYWMNSQAQSDPVKVAKVSSSSVSQVKPKKRAQPKRKATPKIKTTAATRKIDAILRANRFVGTAYVVHQNRPIYQKGFGYADATLQRKNNANSVYQLASVQKSFTAGLLMKLVAENKVALTDKLAKYYPQITGAQEITLRDMLDMKSGLYLEAFPNKLTNENQMIKFVLQHVISTPSKIGRWEYSPVNYMLIAGIIQQVSGQSYRQYFTENIIQPWGLTHTGFVFKMNHQADEALGYKNQNVSDVVPNYAHRYFESRTSMYYQFGTGQVYMSARDLYLGERNMLQGKLYPQADVNTLLTPGSASTYGGGDYIQPGYIRVHGLAYGYEATALLSKDGQDGVVLLTNYYRQNQLAQTPAVQIWNMLEAGQLTSK; the protein is encoded by the coding sequence ATGAAGACAAAAGTGGGGATTTTTGTCGTCGCCTTGGTTCTAGCTTTAGGACTGGGCAGTGGGTTAATGTATTGGATGAACAGTCAGGCGCAGAGTGACCCGGTCAAGGTCGCTAAGGTCAGCAGCAGTTCCGTGAGTCAAGTCAAGCCTAAGAAGCGCGCCCAGCCTAAGCGCAAGGCCACGCCGAAGATCAAGACCACGGCGGCAACGCGTAAAATCGATGCTATCTTGCGGGCTAACCGGTTCGTGGGCACGGCTTACGTGGTGCATCAGAACCGACCCATCTACCAGAAGGGTTTCGGGTACGCGGATGCGACCCTGCAGCGGAAGAATAACGCCAATAGCGTTTATCAGTTGGCTTCGGTACAGAAGTCCTTTACGGCGGGCCTGTTGATGAAGCTGGTCGCGGAGAATAAGGTGGCCTTGACGGATAAGTTGGCCAAGTACTACCCGCAAATCACGGGGGCCCAGGAGATTACGCTGCGGGACATGTTGGACATGAAGAGTGGCTTGTACCTAGAAGCCTTCCCGAATAAGCTGACCAATGAAAATCAAATGATCAAGTTTGTGTTACAACACGTGATCAGCACGCCCAGCAAGATTGGCCGCTGGGAGTACTCACCGGTGAACTACATGCTGATTGCGGGGATCATCCAGCAAGTCAGCGGGCAAAGCTACCGGCAATACTTCACGGAAAATATCATTCAACCGTGGGGATTGACCCATACGGGCTTCGTCTTTAAGATGAACCATCAAGCTGATGAAGCCTTGGGGTACAAGAACCAAAACGTCAGTGACGTGGTGCCGAACTACGCCCACCGGTACTTTGAATCCCGGACGTCGATGTACTACCAATTCGGGACCGGGCAAGTCTACATGTCGGCACGCGACTTGTATTTGGGTGAACGTAACATGTTACAAGGCAAACTGTACCCACAAGCGGACGTGAACACGCTGTTAACGCCGGGGAGTGCCTCCACTTATGGGGGTGGCGATTACATCCAACCTGGTTACATTCGGGTCCACGGCCTAGCTTATGGTTACGAAGCCACGGCCTTACTGAGTAAGGATGGCCAAGACGGTGTGGTTCTTTTGACTAACTATTACCGGCAGAATCAACTGGCCCAGACGCCCGCCGTGCAGATTTGGAACATGCTGGAAGCGGGACAACTGACTAGTAAATAA
- a CDS encoding peptide chain release factor 3 produces the protein MSDNQLAAAVDKRRTFAIISHPDAGKTTITEQLLLFGGVVREAGTVKARKSGNFAKSDWMEIEQKRGISVTSSVMQFDYQGKRINILDTPGHEDFSEDTYRTLMAVDSAVMVIDSAKGIEPQTKKLFQICKMRGIPIFTFMNKLDRDGREPLDLIAELEDVLGIEGYPMNWPIGMGKELKGLYDRYHHRVALYRKDAEDRQYLPLNDDGDLAVASDLADDGLYTEARDSMEMIEEAGNPFDADKIASGDQTPVFFGSALANFGVQTFLETYLEYAPKPAEHKTADGDREIQPTDPEFSGFVFKIQANMNPNHRDRIAFVRICSGEFDRGMDVIQERTGKKLRLSNVTEFMADTRENVETAVAGDIIGLYDTGNFQIGDAIYTGKPAVKFEKLPQFTPELFVRVSAKNVMKQKSFHKGINQLVQEGAVQLYTAYTTGDYILGAVGQLQFEVFQFRMQNEYNSEVIMEPMGKKTARWINPDQLDERMSSSRNLLVKDSQGNPLFLFENRFAERWFQDKYPDVELTAKL, from the coding sequence ATGAGTGATAATCAGTTAGCCGCGGCGGTCGACAAACGCCGGACGTTTGCCATCATCTCTCACCCCGATGCCGGGAAGACCACCATTACCGAACAGTTACTGCTGTTCGGGGGCGTCGTGCGAGAAGCCGGAACGGTCAAGGCCCGCAAGAGTGGGAACTTTGCTAAGTCCGACTGGATGGAAATTGAACAGAAGCGGGGCATCTCAGTCACGAGTTCCGTGATGCAATTTGACTACCAAGGCAAGCGCATCAACATCCTGGATACGCCAGGACACGAAGATTTTTCGGAAGATACTTACCGGACCCTGATGGCCGTCGACTCGGCGGTCATGGTCATCGACTCGGCCAAGGGGATCGAACCGCAGACCAAGAAGCTGTTTCAGATCTGTAAGATGCGGGGCATTCCAATCTTCACCTTCATGAACAAGCTGGACCGGGACGGTCGGGAACCCTTAGACTTGATCGCGGAACTGGAAGATGTCTTGGGCATCGAAGGCTACCCCATGAACTGGCCTATCGGGATGGGGAAAGAGTTAAAGGGCCTCTACGACCGGTACCATCACCGGGTTGCCCTGTACCGGAAGGACGCCGAGGACCGGCAGTACCTGCCGCTAAACGATGACGGTGACTTGGCCGTGGCCAGTGACTTGGCAGACGATGGCCTTTACACCGAAGCACGTGACAGTATGGAAATGATTGAGGAAGCCGGGAACCCCTTTGACGCCGACAAGATTGCCAGCGGGGACCAGACACCGGTCTTCTTTGGGTCAGCCTTGGCCAACTTTGGGGTCCAGACGTTCCTGGAAACCTATCTGGAATACGCACCGAAGCCGGCGGAACACAAGACGGCGGATGGCGACCGGGAGATTCAACCGACCGATCCGGAGTTCTCAGGCTTCGTCTTCAAGATTCAAGCCAACATGAACCCCAATCACCGGGACCGGATCGCCTTCGTGCGGATCTGCTCGGGTGAGTTCGACCGGGGGATGGACGTGATCCAAGAACGGACCGGCAAGAAGCTGCGTCTATCCAACGTGACGGAATTCATGGCTGACACGCGGGAAAACGTGGAAACGGCGGTGGCTGGCGACATTATCGGGCTTTACGATACGGGGAACTTCCAGATTGGCGATGCCATCTATACCGGAAAGCCGGCCGTGAAGTTCGAGAAGCTGCCGCAATTTACGCCGGAGCTGTTCGTCCGGGTCTCCGCCAAGAACGTCATGAAGCAAAAGTCGTTCCATAAGGGGATCAACCAACTGGTTCAAGAAGGGGCCGTCCAGCTCTACACCGCCTACACCACGGGCGATTATATTCTGGGGGCCGTGGGGCAACTCCAGTTCGAAGTTTTCCAGTTCCGGATGCAGAACGAATACAATTCGGAAGTTATCATGGAACCGATGGGCAAGAAGACGGCCCGGTGGATTAACCCTGACCAATTAGACGAACGGATGTCTTCTTCCCGGAATCTACTGGTCAAGGATAGCCAGGGTAACCCGCTCTTCTTGTTCGAGAACCGCTTTGCAGAACGCTGGTTCCAAGACAAGTACCCGGATGTTGAACTGACCGCAAAACTTTAA
- the recX gene encoding recombination regulator RecX yields MAIITMIQAQKRAGRYNIYVDGHYAFPVSENVLIDFQLFKGMEIDQALEAKLTAADDVAKAYNRALDYLSQQLRTEKEVRTKLVSLEIPPETIDATIDRLAELHLVDDAHYAASYVRTMMRTGDKGPRIIRQHLRQKGVLEQPLDDALQLYTAAERRTVGMAVAQKLAKRYQRQAFHTQEQKIRQGLITRGFASDEAQQWVTDLGLEPDPAQQQALLAKQGEKLWHKYRTLGTSDRRYKTKQALYRKGFGLDDIDGWLEQLDTQDA; encoded by the coding sequence ATGGCCATAATTACCATGATTCAAGCCCAGAAACGTGCCGGACGATACAACATCTATGTCGACGGTCATTACGCGTTTCCGGTCAGTGAGAACGTCCTGATCGACTTCCAACTGTTCAAGGGCATGGAGATCGACCAGGCCCTGGAAGCCAAGCTGACCGCCGCAGACGATGTCGCCAAGGCGTATAACCGCGCGTTGGACTACTTGTCCCAGCAATTGCGCACGGAAAAGGAAGTCCGGACCAAGTTGGTGAGCCTGGAGATCCCACCTGAGACCATCGACGCGACCATCGACCGGCTGGCGGAATTGCACCTGGTAGATGACGCCCATTACGCCGCGAGTTACGTGCGGACCATGATGCGCACCGGGGACAAGGGCCCACGGATTATTCGGCAGCACCTCCGGCAAAAAGGTGTCTTGGAACAACCACTGGACGACGCGTTGCAACTCTACACCGCCGCAGAACGGCGTACCGTGGGGATGGCAGTCGCCCAGAAGCTAGCAAAACGGTATCAGCGCCAAGCGTTCCACACGCAGGAGCAGAAGATTCGCCAGGGGTTGATCACCCGGGGCTTTGCCAGCGACGAAGCCCAACAGTGGGTCACGGATTTGGGCTTGGAACCCGATCCGGCGCAACAGCAGGCGTTACTCGCGAAGCAGGGGGAGAAGCTCTGGCACAAGTACCGGACGTTGGGGACGTCCGATCGGCGCTATAAGACCAAGCAGGCCCTGTATCGCAAGGGGTTTGGCTTAGACGATATCGACGGTTGGTTGGAACAACTGGATACCCAAGACGCGTAA